In one window of Primulina tabacum isolate GXHZ01 chromosome 8, ASM2559414v2, whole genome shotgun sequence DNA:
- the LOC142552664 gene encoding transcription factor bHLH30-like, giving the protein MQQQNTTEAYGTGGLVNGGAPTLTFPEVSQILPWNHSFNPTHFSTRDCDPFVLPPTPVPCYGGFFNRRPSGLQFGYEEPLSDHHLRLICDPLGQVMHSRSDPFGLHAGLQKLTAPEIMDAKALAASKAHSEAERRRRERINAHLAKLRSLLPSTTKTDKASLLAEVIQHLKDLRRQTSQISETNQVPTEINELTVDNSLDEEGKLLIKASICCEDRPDLLSDLIQTLKSLKLRTLKAEITTLGGRVKNVLFITEDDQDLSESSSNDDDHEEQQHQQYCIDSIQEALKAVMEKYNGDDSGSGSVKRQRTNYQFS; this is encoded by the exons ATGCAGCAACAAAACACTACTGAGGCATACGGTACTGGAGGACTTGTGAATGGAGGGGCACCAACACTTACTTTTCCTGAAGTATCACAAATCCTGCCGTGGAATCACTCGTTCAACCCGACCCATTTCTCAACCCGTGACTGCGACCCATTCGTACTCCCTCCAACACCAGTACCATGTTATGGAGGTTTCTTCAATAGGAGGCCTTCTGGCTTACAATTTGGGTACGAGGAGCCACTTTCAGACCACCACTTAAGGCTAATTTGTGACCCTTTAGGGCAGGTGATGCACTCAAGATCCGACCCGTTTGGACTCCACGCGGGGCTCCAGAAACTCACAGCTCCAGAAATAATGGATGCCAAGGCTCTTGCAGCTTCCAAGGCACACAGTGAAGCTGAGAGGAGACGCAGAGAAAGAATCAATGCTCATCTTGCTAAGCTTAGAAGTTTACTCCCAAGTACAACTAAA ACAGACAAAGCTTCATTGCTAGCAGAAGTAATCCAACATTTGAAGGACCTAAGGCGCCAAACTTCTCAAATATCAGAAACAAATCAAGTCCCAACAGAGATAAACGAATTAACAGTGGATAACTCATTAGATGAAGAAGGTAAACTCTTGATCAAAGCTTCAATCTGCTGCGAAGACAGGCCAGATCTCTTATCAGACCTAATCCAAACCCTCAAGTCTTTGAAGTTGAGGACACTTAAAGCCGAAATTACGACACTCGGGGGACGAGTAAAGAATGTGCTTTTCATCACTGAAGACGATCAAGATTTATCAGAGAGTAGTAGTAACGACGATGATCATGAGGAGCAGCAACACCAGCAGTACTGTATAGATTCTATACAGGAAGCTCTTAAAGCAGTAATGGAGAAGTATAATGGAGATGATTCTGGTTCAGGGAGCGTTAAGAGGCAAAGAACAAACTATCAATTTTCTTGA